The DNA segment TGAAGCCCACGCCCGTGTTCGGTGCGCTGCTCGGCGGGATTCTGGCCTTCTTCATCCTCGAGAAGCTCGTCTTGTGGCACCACTGCCACGACGATCATTGCGAATCCCACGAGGCGGCGGCGCCGCTGATCCTGATCGGACACAGCGTCCACAACCTGATCGACGGGGCGGTGATCGCGGCCGCCACCGCTGTGTCGATCTCCCTCGGCGTCACGACCGCGCTCGCCGTAGCGGCCCACGAGATTCCCCAGGAAGTGGGCGATTTCGCGATCCTCCTGCACGCGGGCTATTCGAGGACCAAGGCGCTCTGGCTCAACGTGCTGTCGGGCCTGTCGGCGGTTGGCGGAGTGCTGCTGGCCTATGCCGCCATCGATCGGCTGCCGCACATCCTGCCGTATTTTCTGCCCGTGGCGGCGTCCAGCTTTCTCTACATCGCCATGTCGGACCTGATCCCGAGCCTGCACCGCAATCCGGTCGAAGGCGGCGCGGTTCGTCAGGTGCTCCTGGTCGGGGCAGGCATCCTGACGATTACGCTTCTCTGAAGGAACAATGACTCCCGGAGTGATTAGTCTCCGCCCGTGGACGCCGAAGCTGCCGCAGGCATCGAAGGCGGCTGCCGCGGCAACTCGATCTCGAAGACGGTCTCCAGTCCTTCCTGGCTCCGAACGGTGATGCGGCCGCCGTGGCGCTCGACGATGGCCTTGACGATCGAGAGGCCGAGGCCGCTTCCCCGCTGATCCCCGGCTCGCGAATTGTCGGCCTTGTAGAACCGGTCGAACACGTGACCTATGTGTGCGGCCGGGATCCCTTCCCCCGTATCGCGAACTGACAGCAGCGTCGTGTCCGGGCCGACGCCCGCGACCAGCTCGATGCTGCCGCCAGATCCGGTGTGGCGCAGGGCGTTGGCGGCAAGATTCTGGATCGCCTGCTCCATGCGCACCGGATCGACATGCACAGTGATCGACGGCGGCGTGATGCGGCTGGTCAACGTGACGTGCTTCAGTCCCGCGTCGCGCTCATGCCGTTCGATCACCCGGCGGAACAGTTCGTCGACCGGCATCTCCGTTCGAACCAGCGCCCCGCCTCCCGCCTCGAGCCGGGCCAGATCCATCAGGTCGCCGATGAGTCGTTCGAGTCTGGCGGTCTCCTCCCGGACGATCCCGAGGTAACGCTGGCGCGTGTCGGCGTTGAGCGCCAACTCGGCCATTGCGAGTGTCTCAAGGTAGCCACGGATCGCTGTCAGTGGCGTCATCAACTCATGGGAGACATCGGCGAGAAGCTGGCGGCGATCGTGATCGGCCGTTTGGAGGGCGTCCGCTCGCGCGCTCAAGTCGGCCGCCATCCGGTTGAACGCCCGCGCCACGGCGGCAATCTCGTCGCCGCCCGATTCGGGCGCGCGCGCGGTTGCGTCGCCCGTGCCGAGCCGTTTCGCGGCTTCCTCGAGTTGGCCCAGTCGCTTGTGCGCGGGTCTGAAGATGAACACGCTGGCGAACATCGTGCCGATCAGCACGAGCAGCGCCGCAATGGCCAATCCGACGGGAGCGACCTGACGAATGATGACGGCCAGCGGTGCGTTGGGAGGAACCAGCACCATCGCGCGCACGCGGTCCTGCACGACGACCGGGTAGAACGCGGCCGGCCGCCCCGGACCGAGCCCGGCGCCAGGCCCCATTCCCTGCCGCCCCCCGCGGCCTGGTCCCGGGCCAGCCCCCGGCCCCGCGCCGGCGCCCGGCCGCAATGCGCTCCGGATCAGCCGGCGCAGCGCCGTTTCGCGAAGAAGCGGCGGCACCTCCGCGCCCGGCTGCGAGAGGAGTACGCGGCCATCGGGCAGCACCAGCGCAACAGGCCGCCAGTGGGAGCCGTAGTGCTCACGCAGGTACGCTTCGACATCGAGATTTTCGTCGACCGACCAGGCCGTGCCGAGATCGGAGGCGACCAGCGCGGCCAGATCCAGTGTCGAGCGGCCGGCGATGGCGTCCGATGAACGCGCCAGAAACCAGACCGTGACCGCTCCCTGCACGACCATCAAGGCCGCAAGGAACGCGACAAACCCAATCGCGATGCGCCAGTACAGGCTTCGAAACCAGGCTCGTTCACTCATCGGCGAACTTGTACCCGCTTCCCCACACGGTCAGGATGTACCGCGGCGCAAACGTGTCCGGCTCAATCTTCTTTCGCAATCTCTTGACGAGGGCGTCGACACTCCGCTCCGTCACGAACGTATCGCCCTTCCACACACTGTTCAGCAGGGCGGCCCGGGTGAAGACAATGCCGGGTCGCGACGCGAGCGTACGCAGCAGGTTGAACTCCTGCGTGGTCAGGTCGGCTTCATTGCCGGCAACCCGCACGCGGCGACGACCAAGATCGATCTCGAGATCCCTCACTCGATAGACCTCGTCCCGGACCCCGCCCGCCTGCGACAGGGCCGCGTCCGCGCCAGCTCTGGGGCCGGTCCGTCTGAGCAGCGCCCTGACGCGGGCGATGAATTCGCGGACGCCGAATGGCTTGGTCAAGTAGTCGTCGGCCCCGCTCTCGAGGCCGAGCACTTTGTCTGATTCTTCGCGCCTCGCCGTCAGCATCAGAATCGGCGTCTCGGCATTGGGACCGCCCCGGCGCACGGCCCGGCAGACGGCGAGCCCGTCAATCGACGGGATCATGAGGTCGAGCACGACCACGTCGAATCGTCGCTCGTTGAGGGTCGCCAGGGCATCTCGCCCGTCCGCCGAGGGCGTACAGGTGAATCCCTCGAGCCCGAGATGCAACGCGATCAGATCGCGGATGTGCTGTTCGTCCTCGACGATTAACGCGTGCAGCGTGTCGCTCACCGTCGGCCCCGTATCACAGAAGTGTCACACCTGTGCCGCGATCGTGTCACGGCGGTCCCGTCAAATGTAGTAGACGCTCAAAACAAGGAGATCGTCAATGGACTTCAAGAATCGCACGTTTCTCGCGTCGCTCGCGACCACGCTCGGCGTGGTCATGGTTGCCGGACTCGGCATCGTCGCCCTCGGCGCCCAGCAGGGCCCTGGTCAGGGGCGTGGTTTTGGCGGTCCCGGACGCCCCGGCGGACAGGGACCCGGCATGTTTGCCGGGCGCGGAGGTCGCGGCCCGATGGCCATGATGATGATGCGCGGCCTTCAGCAGTTGAATCTGACCGATGACCAGAAGACACAGATCCAGCAGATCCGAGAGTCGAACAAGGAAGGCACGCAGGCGATCGCCAAGCGGAGGATCGCTGCGCGCGAGGCGCTGGGCGACGTGGCCACCGCCGACACGGTGGTCGAAGCTGACGTTCGCGCGAAGGCCGGGGATGTGGCCGCCGTCGAAATTGACGCCGCACTCCTGCGGGCCAAGGTCCACGCGCAGGTGTTCGCGTTGCTGACGCCCGAACAGAAGGCCAAGGCCAAAGAGCTGCGAGCCGAAGGGAAAGGCCGTCTGAAGCAGATGCTCGGCCGCAGGATGGGCGGTGGAATGGGACGCGGCGGGCGCGGACCCGGCGGGCCTGGTGGCATCGGGGGCTGGTTCTAGTTCTTCACTCGGCCCTTGCCCTTGCGCACCACCCACCAGATGATGAGCGTCATCACGAGGAGCGCGAGTCCGCCGCTCACGGCGAAGAGCACCAGGGTCGAGTAAAGAATCGACGTGCGCTCGATGCGGGCTTCTATCTCCAGGGGCTTGCCGGCCTGACGGTCGGCAAGCGTCTGTTCCCAGACCAGGATGTTGCCTCGCTTCAGGTTATCCGCTCCGGCGTTGTGGTAGCGGACGCGGCTCGGCAGGTGGACCCGCACCGCCACCAGTTCGCTGCCGTCCCAGCCCATTGAGCCGACAGGCTTGGCGGCCGACGCCCCCATGCGCTGCCGATACACCACCAGGTCATCGGGGCGATCGATCTGGTAGGTCGACCAGGCGAAGACGGGTGCCTGGCCCAGCTTCGCGATGTCATCAACCTGCAGCCTCACCTGGACAAACCGGCGGCCAGACCGCCGCCAGGAACTGACACGCGCCACGTGTGCCACGTCCGAGCTGTAAGCGTTCCTCACCGCCTCACGGTCGAGCGGCGCCCTCGGATCGGTCTTCAAGTCGACGCCACGCAGGTTGACCAGCGCAGCCAGTGAGGCGTTGACATAGACGGTGGCACTGCCGTCGACCGACAGGTAGATTTCCTCTTCGTACTCGTACTGGCGCGCGAACCCGCCGCCGCAGGCCGAGGCTGCGAGGATGGAAAAGCCGGTCAGCGCCAGCAGGAGAACGGTTCGCAACGGGGATCGAGCGCGGGACGGCATCACCCGCCAATGATATAGGATTGCGATGCATGTCCACTCTCTACCTGATCGACGGCAGTTCGCAGATGTACCGGGCGTACCACGCCATCGGTGGGCTGACCGGGCCTGACGGCCGCTCCACCAACGCGGTGTTCGGATTCGTCATGATGCTCCGCAGGCTTGTCGCCGATCATCGGCCCGACCTGATCGCCGCCGCCTTCGATCTGCCCGGGCCGACGTTCCGGAGTGCGCTGGCCGACAACTACAAGGCGCATCGGCCCCCCATGCCTCCCGATCTCGCGGAACAGATCCCCTGGGTCCATCGCTCGTGCGAGGCGCTGGGCGTCCCGGTGCTCGTCTCTAAAGGATTCGAGGCAGACGATGTGATCGGGACGCTGGCGCTCAAGGGCGCCGCCGCGGGTTTCGATGTGGTCATTGTCACGGGCGACAAGGACTTCTACCAGCTCGTGGGCGGAAAGATCCGCGTCTTCAATCCACGCGATGAGGGCACCTGGTACGACGAAGCCGGCGTCGTCGAGAAATTCGGCGTGCCGCCCCGGCAGGTCATCGACGTGCTGGCGTTGACCGGTGACACATCAGACAACGTGAAGGGGGTCCCGGGAATCGGCGACAAAGGCGCTCGCGAGCTGCTGGCGCAGTTTGGATCGCTCGACGCCCTGCTCGAACAGGCCGCCTCCGTCACCCAAAAGCGGTACCGCGAGGCCCTGCTGGCCAACGCCGCGGCCGCGCGCTTGAGCCGGGAACTGGTCACCATCCGCGCCGACGTGCCCGTCGACGCCAACATGGAACATTTCCGTTACCAGGGTCCGGCGCGCCAGGCGTGTTATGAGCTTTTCGCTGAGCTGGGATTTCAGACGCTCACCCGCGAGTTTGCGCCGGCACAGCAGGAATCGGCGGTGGCTCACGACTACCAAGTCGTCACCTCAATCGAGGCGCTCGAGACGCTGGTGGACCAACTCCGTGCGGCGGGACGATTCGGCGTGCGCGTGGTGGGAGACGATCCGGCCGCGATGCACGCGCGCCTAGTCGGCATTGCGCTCTCGGGACGTGAGGGGCACGCCCGCTACATCCCGCTGGGCCATCATTCGCTTGATGAACATCCCAATCTCCCCGGAGAAGCCGCGCTGAAGGTGCTGCGACCGCTGCTGGAGGACCGGGCGCTTCAGGTGGCGGGTCACGACCTCAAGACCGACATGATTGTGCTCGCGCGCCATGGCGTGAAGCTGGGCGGGTGCGCATTCGACACGATGCTGGCCAGCTACCTGCTCGACTCCACGCGAGCACCGCACGCACTTGAAACGATCGCGCAGGAGCACATCGGCGTCCGGGCCTCGAGCGAGGAACTCACTTACGGGAAGGGCGCCAAGACGGTCGGGGCCGCAGACATGCCGGCGGCGGCGGCGCTGGCGTTTGCCGGCGAACGCGCCGAACTGCCGCTCCGGCTGGTTGAACCGCTGCAAGCCCAGCTTGTCCGCCACTCGCTGACCGAACTGAACGATACGATGGAGTTGCCGCTGGTCTCCATCCTGGCCGAGATTGAACAGACCGGGGTGAGGATTGATACGGCCGCACTCGCGGAGCTGTCGAATCGTCTTGGCCGGGATCTTCAGACCCTCGGTCTCCGGATCTTCGAGATGGGCGGCGGCGAGTTCAACATCAACTCGCCAAGACAAGTGGCCGAGGTCCTGTTTGAGCGGCTGCAACTGCCTGCGGGGAAGAAGACCGGCAAGACGAAGGTGGCCTCGACCGCGGGCGGCGTGTTGGAAGAACTCGCGCTGACGCACGAACTGCCGCGCCTTATCCTCGAGTGGCGCAGCATGCAGAAACTCAAGGGAACCTATGTCGATGCGCTCCCCCTGCTGGTTCACGCCGACACCGGGCGCGTCCATACCAGCTTCAATCAGGCCGTCGCCGCGACGGGGAGGCTGAGCAGCAGCGACCCGAATCTGCAGAACATCCCGGTCCGCACCGAACTCGGGCGGGAGATCAGGCGGGCGTTTATCGCCGACCCCGGCTGTGTGCTGATCTCGGCCGACTATTCCCAGATCGAGCTGCGGGTGCTGGCACACCTTTCGGGCGATCAGGCGCTGATCGAGGCCTTCAAACGCGGAGAGGATATTCACGATCGGACCGCAGAGGCGATCTTCGGACCCGACAGCACCAAGGACCGCAAGGAGCGTCGCACGGTCGCGAAGATGATCAACTACGCCCTGCTCTACGGCAAGACGGCGTTTACGCTGGCCAAGGACA comes from the Acidobacteriota bacterium genome and includes:
- a CDS encoding ZIP family metal transporter; this translates as MSLLLIAISLAIFGSVGGIVLGAVLLVFRESVRARLVPWLVSYAVGTLLGVAFLDVLPEALVSLKPTPVFGALLGGILAFFILEKLVLWHHCHDDHCESHEAAAPLILIGHSVHNLIDGAVIAAATAVSISLGVTTALAVAAHEIPQEVGDFAILLHAGYSRTKALWLNVLSGLSAVGGVLLAYAAIDRLPHILPYFLPVAASSFLYIAMSDLIPSLHRNPVEGGAVRQVLLVGAGILTITLL
- a CDS encoding HAMP domain-containing sensor histidine kinase, which gives rise to MSERAWFRSLYWRIAIGFVAFLAALMVVQGAVTVWFLARSSDAIAGRSTLDLAALVASDLGTAWSVDENLDVEAYLREHYGSHWRPVALVLPDGRVLLSQPGAEVPPLLRETALRRLIRSALRPGAGAGPGAGPGPGRGGRQGMGPGAGLGPGRPAAFYPVVVQDRVRAMVLVPPNAPLAVIIRQVAPVGLAIAALLVLIGTMFASVFIFRPAHKRLGQLEEAAKRLGTGDATARAPESGGDEIAAVARAFNRMAADLSARADALQTADHDRRQLLADVSHELMTPLTAIRGYLETLAMAELALNADTRQRYLGIVREETARLERLIGDLMDLARLEAGGGALVRTEMPVDELFRRVIERHERDAGLKHVTLTSRITPPSITVHVDPVRMEQAIQNLAANALRHTGSGGSIELVAGVGPDTTLLSVRDTGEGIPAAHIGHVFDRFYKADNSRAGDQRGSGLGLSIVKAIVERHGGRITVRSQEGLETVFEIELPRQPPSMPAAASASTGGD
- a CDS encoding response regulator transcription factor — its product is MSDTLHALIVEDEQHIRDLIALHLGLEGFTCTPSADGRDALATLNERRFDVVVLDLMIPSIDGLAVCRAVRRGGPNAETPILMLTARREESDKVLGLESGADDYLTKPFGVREFIARVRALLRRTGPRAGADAALSQAGGVRDEVYRVRDLEIDLGRRRVRVAGNEADLTTQEFNLLRTLASRPGIVFTRAALLNSVWKGDTFVTERSVDALVKRLRKKIEPDTFAPRYILTVWGSGYKFADE
- a CDS encoding Spy/CpxP family protein refolding chaperone — encoded protein: MDFKNRTFLASLATTLGVVMVAGLGIVALGAQQGPGQGRGFGGPGRPGGQGPGMFAGRGGRGPMAMMMMRGLQQLNLTDDQKTQIQQIRESNKEGTQAIAKRRIAAREALGDVATADTVVEADVRAKAGDVAAVEIDAALLRAKVHAQVFALLTPEQKAKAKELRAEGKGRLKQMLGRRMGGGMGRGGRGPGGPGGIGGWF
- the polA gene encoding DNA polymerase I, which translates into the protein MSTLYLIDGSSQMYRAYHAIGGLTGPDGRSTNAVFGFVMMLRRLVADHRPDLIAAAFDLPGPTFRSALADNYKAHRPPMPPDLAEQIPWVHRSCEALGVPVLVSKGFEADDVIGTLALKGAAAGFDVVIVTGDKDFYQLVGGKIRVFNPRDEGTWYDEAGVVEKFGVPPRQVIDVLALTGDTSDNVKGVPGIGDKGARELLAQFGSLDALLEQAASVTQKRYREALLANAAAARLSRELVTIRADVPVDANMEHFRYQGPARQACYELFAELGFQTLTREFAPAQQESAVAHDYQVVTSIEALETLVDQLRAAGRFGVRVVGDDPAAMHARLVGIALSGREGHARYIPLGHHSLDEHPNLPGEAALKVLRPLLEDRALQVAGHDLKTDMIVLARHGVKLGGCAFDTMLASYLLDSTRAPHALETIAQEHIGVRASSEELTYGKGAKTVGAADMPAAAALAFAGERAELPLRLVEPLQAQLVRHSLTELNDTMELPLVSILAEIEQTGVRIDTAALAELSNRLGRDLQTLGLRIFEMGGGEFNINSPRQVAEVLFERLQLPAGKKTGKTKVASTAGGVLEELALTHELPRLILEWRSMQKLKGTYVDALPLLVHADTGRVHTSFNQAVAATGRLSSSDPNLQNIPVRTELGREIRRAFIADPGCVLISADYSQIELRVLAHLSGDQALIEAFKRGEDIHDRTAEAIFGPDSTKDRKERRTVAKMINYALLYGKTAFTLAKDIGVTQQAAQAFIDAYFAGFPGVRRFLDRTLEEARVSGEVKTLFGRRRPVPELTSQNGQVRSAAERVAVNMPIQGTAADIMKRAMINVDGALASRQAAPDSRYPRMILTVHDELVFEVRREESSDIAALVQDLMETAASLAVPLTVDVGIGDNWKDAKP